A stretch of DNA from Bradyrhizobium algeriense:
TTCGGCACCAGGCCATAGGAGAAGCCGAGATCGGACGGGCCGATATAGACGCCATCGATGCCCTCGACGTCGAGGATCGCTTCCATGTTCTCGACCGCGGTCCTGGTCTCCATCATCGGCAGCAGCACGATCTCGTCGTTGGCCGTCTGCTGGTAGGAGCCGGCCGAGCCGTACATGCCCGAGCGGATCGGGCCGTTCGAACGCGTACCCTTCGGCGGGTATTTTGCGTACTGGACCAGGTTCCTGGCTTCCTGCGGGGTGTTGATCATCGGGCAGATCACGCCATAGGCGCCGCCGTCGAGCACCTTGCCGATGATGCCGGGCTCATTCCAGGGCACGCGGACCATCGGGGTCACCGGATGGGCGTGCATCGACTGGAAGCATTGCACCATCGAGAGGTAATCCTGCACGCCGTGCTGCATGTCGACGGTGACGCTGTCGAAGCCGCATTGCGCGATCACTTCAGCCGAGAAGCCGGACGGAATCGCGAGCCACGCGTTCACCACGGCTTTGCCCGAGGCCCATACTTTCTTGACGTTGTTGGTTGCCATTGATCGCTTTCCCTTTGTGATCGTTACGATAGTTGGAGTTCGCGGAGTTGATTAGCTGGCGGCGCGCTGGATGCTGGCCTCGCTGACGCCGACCTCGCGGGCCGTGTTGACGATCGCAGCCCAGGTATCGTCCGGCAGCGGTACGCCGTTCCTGGTGCGCTCGGCGCGCATCTTGCGTTCGGGGTCGCCCGGGACCAGCACGGTATCGACGCCTGCGATCGGCTTGGTCTCCCGGATGAAGTCGGTATAGCGCGAGATTTCGTCGTCGAAGTAATTGCTGGTGTCGATCACCTTGGGATCGACATAGAAGGCGAGCATGCCATTGGCGAACTGGCGGCCGCCCGAGGTGGCGCCCGTACCGGTCAGCGCGCCGCCGAGCAGTTCGCAGATGAAGGCGAGACCCGAGCCCTTGTGTTCGCCGAACGCGCGGATCGCGCCCGTCCCCTTGGTATGGTCGCGCGGCCCGTCCGGCGTGTAGGGCCCATAGAGCACGGACGGCTCCTCGCTCAGCGTGCCGTCGGCGTCAACCAGTGCGCCGGTCGGCAGTTTCTTGCCGCCGCGGCTCGCCACCAGCACCTTGCCTTCGGCGACGATCGAGGTCGCAAAATCAAGCACGATCGGGTCCTGCCCCCGGCGCGGAATGCCGACGCAATAGGGCGCAGTCGATAGCCGCTTCTGCACGCCGCCGAACGGCGCCACCAGCAGCGAGCCCGCGGCGTTGACGAAATGAACCGACACCAGCCCTTCGGCAGCGGCCATTTCGGCCCAGTCGCCGACGCGGCCGATATGCCCGGCATTGCGCAGCGCAACCGCTGACAGCCCCGCCTTCTTGCACTTTTCGATGCCGGTCCGCACCGCGAACGGCGTCACGGTCTGGCCATAGCCGAACTTGCCATCGACCACGGCGAGCGACGGCGTATCGACGACAATCTCGGGGGTCTGGTTGGGAACGACGTTGCCTGTCTTCTTCCAGCGAATGTAGACCGGAACCCGGATCACGCCGTGGCTGTCATGTCCGGTGAGATTGGCCGTCGTGAGGTAGGTCGCGATGCACCTGGCTTCCTCGGGCGAGGATTCCGAATGGGAAAAAACCTCTGCAACGAAATCGATCAGATTGTTGACTTTTATTGTGACCATATCCGGATTTCAGCTCTGTCCTTGCATCGGGGAAGCCTGCATGTCGGCGGCTAAGCCCGAGAACTCCCGCACCGGTTTTCATGACCGGCTTGGCCGGCACTTTGATCGAAAAACCGCGCGGATGTCTACTCGCCTCGATCGCATTAGCCAAATGATCGCAATCATTTGGCCGCCCGCTATGCACCGGGCCACTAGCATCATGCAAATTTGCGCTTACTCGTCGGGCCCGGCGTCGCCCTCGCCGGCCACTTCCATCGCAGCGAGGCTGCGCTCCAATTCGCCAAGCATGTCCTGCAGTTCAGCGAGCTTGCGCGCACCATAGCGATTGGTGATCTCGGCGTAGATTGCTTCCGACGTCGGCGCGACGGCCTCGATCAGCTTCAATCCCTTGGACGAGATCGACACCTCACCGCGGCGCAGGTCGGCCTTGGCGGTCCGCCGCTCGATCAGATCGCGCGCCTCGAGGTCGCGCAGAATTCGCGACAGGCTCGGCCCCAGCAAAAAGGCAACGCGCGCCAGTTCGGTCACCTCGATGGTGTCGACCGCCGTCAGCGCGCGCAGGATGCGCCATTGCTGTTCTGTCAAACCGTGGTTGCGCAAGGAGGGACGGAATTGCCGCATGACCGCTTCACGGGCGCGCAACAACGACATCGGCAGCGAACGAGAGAATTCACGCATCGGCGCGCGGCGGGGCTCCGACGTTCCGTCCGGGTCCGAACGCGATCCATTCAGCGATTTCTTGCCTGCCATCTCTAATCGTCCGCCATCAGAAATCGTTGATCGAGAGAAGGATAAAGTTTTGCGCTGCAACAAGCATCAAATCAGTTTGCCGGATATAACTTAACATGTTAAACATATTTCAGCACCCTCTTTTTGCCGAACGCCAGGCCGGACGCAGATGGCCCTTTCCAGCGACGAAATCCGAAATGCCGCCGAGCGGCTCGATCACGCCGAGAAGAGCCGCCAGCAGATCCGGCAGCTTTCGCTCGAATATCCCGGCATAACGATAGAAGATGCCTACGCTATTCAGAAAGCCTGGGTCGAGATGAAAGTAGCAGGGGGCCGCGTCGTGAAGGGTCACAAGATCGGCCTGACCTCGAAGGCGATGCAGAGCGCGCTTAACATCGACGAGCCCGATTCCGGCATCCTGCTCGACGACATGTTCTTCACCGATGGCGGGCTCGTGCCGTCGGACCGTTTCATCGCCACCCGCGTCGAGGCCGAACTCGCCTTCGTGATGAAGTCGCGGCTTTCGGGACCGGACTGCACGATGTTCGATGTGCTCAACGCCACCGATTTTGTGGTGCCGGCGCTGGAGATTCTGGATACGCGGGTTGA
This window harbors:
- a CDS encoding HpcH/HpaI aldolase family protein; amino-acid sequence: MATNNVKKVWASGKAVVNAWLAIPSGFSAEVIAQCGFDSVTVDMQHGVQDYLSMVQCFQSMHAHPVTPMVRVPWNEPGIIGKVLDGGAYGVICPMINTPQEARNLVQYAKYPPKGTRSNGPIRSGMYGSAGSYQQTANDEIVLLPMMETRTAVENMEAILDVEGIDGVYIGPSDLGFSYGLVPKLDRDEPEILKIYEKIIKECGTRGLNPGIHCSGAEGAVRAINMGFKLVTLSNEVGLMSTYAKMQVNQTRKDSAGKA
- a CDS encoding malate/lactate/ureidoglycolate dehydrogenase, which gives rise to MVTIKVNNLIDFVAEVFSHSESSPEEARCIATYLTTANLTGHDSHGVIRVPVYIRWKKTGNVVPNQTPEIVVDTPSLAVVDGKFGYGQTVTPFAVRTGIEKCKKAGLSAVALRNAGHIGRVGDWAEMAAAEGLVSVHFVNAAGSLLVAPFGGVQKRLSTAPYCVGIPRRGQDPIVLDFATSIVAEGKVLVASRGGKKLPTGALVDADGTLSEEPSVLYGPYTPDGPRDHTKGTGAIRAFGEHKGSGLAFICELLGGALTGTGATSGGRQFANGMLAFYVDPKVIDTSNYFDDEISRYTDFIRETKPIAGVDTVLVPGDPERKMRAERTRNGVPLPDDTWAAIVNTAREVGVSEASIQRAAS
- the hpaR gene encoding homoprotocatechuate degradation operon regulator HpaR, encoding MREFSRSLPMSLLRAREAVMRQFRPSLRNHGLTEQQWRILRALTAVDTIEVTELARVAFLLGPSLSRILRDLEARDLIERRTAKADLRRGEVSISSKGLKLIEAVAPTSEAIYAEITNRYGARKLAELQDMLGELERSLAAMEVAGEGDAGPDE
- the hpaH gene encoding 2-oxo-hept-4-ene-1,7-dioate hydratase, whose translation is MALSSDEIRNAAERLDHAEKSRQQIRQLSLEYPGITIEDAYAIQKAWVEMKVAGGRVVKGHKIGLTSKAMQSALNIDEPDSGILLDDMFFTDGGLVPSDRFIATRVEAELAFVMKSRLSGPDCTMFDVLNATDFVVPALEILDTRVERVDPQTKSTRKIFDTIADNAANAGIVLGGRPIRPMDADLRWIGALCFRNGQLEETGLAAGVLNHPATSVAWLANKIAPNGLALEAGQVVLAGSFIRPIETRKGDTIQADYGPYGSVSCYFA